The region ATATATTACAATCCCCGATcgggtggctatgcgtctatagcgccttccTCTTtcccaactttccccatatgcatatacatatgtcatatacatatatcataaagcGTACTGGGAGAtccccaaagaaagtcatgtatctatcgagtgacgtaaggtcggtaacctccgatgatgttatggaatagccatgggcttcgtgcctcaccttgaagggacaattaatataaggcgagactaacaatggagagtaacatcataaaagaagagcatggaataggatcgtaaggcatcgtttcatatacttggaatctttaaaatagtcattaccCATAAGTAGAGTTAAGaagtcaagaaatagcttaacattttcatattcatggtaGGAACATATCCTCAACATATTCATCACGGGCATTTCCTTACATTTGACATCACCGTTGtcaatataaaatcatattcgtcgttttagtcataaaagttTTCAACCTCTTAagacttggttttttttttgaaaaatatggacaTTTTGAGAAAAACAACTATTAACTTATTAGGAAAAAGGCTTATACCTTGGAGTCACAGATTTCTAACTTTTGCAAGCAaggaagatataaaaacatttGAGACAACATAATGTggggatcatgcctttggaagaaaagTCGAGCCTCACATACCCGTGCCGCACCTTACTAGCTACacttatccatccaaacttgttagtctacattcaagaaaattgacgcaattgttaggttcattatcatatgcctatcttaatccttcaaaaacatttacttataatctaaatttaaaaatttaaataaatcaccCCAAAACTAACCCCTNNNNNNNNNNNNNNNNNNNNNNNNNNNNNNNNNNNNNNNNNNNNNNNNNNNNNNNNNNNNNNNNNNNNNNNNNNNNNNNNNNNNNNNNNNNNNNNNNNNNCTGgttggtgaaccacgaccacttatacgggccgtacaatgttatacggaccgtataagtgtccgtggaagtcccgatgggctgatttttagtttttatataaacagatgccttgggttcttttactccatttttcatcttctacaagtattgtgagctcaaaacccttctctaagtaCATTCCACTCAAGTCCAAGAGAACACAAAGATGAAAGACTAAAATCAAGTGATTGTGTGTTAGAAAGCTTTCAAGGGTTAGAGGACTACAAAAGATTCCATTagaggtgaactagggtttttgttcaagtgaagtatttccactcaaggttcACTCCTCCaccatttaaggtaagttttatagtatttccatgttgtttaaggtattgagaagttgaaacacttggattgtagaagaaaatagaaaatgggtcttgaatgtgagaatagtgatgtttgtgagtagtagcttgggttgagtaatgattcttgatatgttatgatcatagtcatgttataaataatattgagaacatgggataaacattgtatatgagcgaatgtaatagtgtgatatgaccatggatatggatgattggaagtgaattgagaagtaaggataatgtaggtgaataaagaccattgttataatgttgtgaatgttattattgatgtttgggagttgatatatgatatggaggaatttgtataaataaaggagttgctttccaattttctcaagctttagtcatgtatgataagctatcgattttctaatgatagtataactctaatgaaggtagaaacgtgagcattgaaggagaacgtgcaagtggtagaatagttgaacggaaaggtatgtaaggctaaccctactttcataaggcatggttccttgtccaaatatctattcttctatgaggcTATGATGTCCttcaaatgattctatctttaaaagctactaagctcatgattctcgatatgttacgattgtactaaattcctcatatgatgagtaatcctctagggttGATGTAATGAAcaacgatagtaatgatgctaaagatgcttatgagcttctatgtatatgtgtctatgcatggctattatgaaaccccgagcttatatggccgggtagaataaatacatatatatatatattgcgcacgcaccactgcagttgggtacggataaccctaagccctggtagggccaggtatgtatactcaCCAAGCCTgaccatggccgggtatgtaaaacaccgaaccttcatggtcgggtatgctatgtatacgaaatgctatgaatatgtaaatgagtacggaaaCGGCTACAGATGTATGTACagaatcacgcattagaaatggaatgtccctatgaaaagaaaGTAAGTGTTTACGACGTTGgatctactacctcccatcttatgctatttcttatgttgcttattatgcttctatactgatattgatcatgctttacatactcggacattcttcatactttcgacgtccttttatttgtggacgccgcgtcatgcccgcagtggcggGGAGCATGACTTgaccatagctttattactcagggactacatagtggagctccatttcattcggagctacagcttttgatatttattcttttgtgtatatatttatgggctcGGCGacgtcctgtcccgcctatatgatatgacatcaACAATATAGGGATTAAGACTAGGCCAACAAGATTATTCTAACTAATCTTTTATTCTGTCACCTAACGGgatttggacagcatctcctctatgatcctaccaacccaacaattccaaatttagctaataaccaacaacaacaacaaatctaacaatttacaacaataatatgactaaactcatcttacaattctatccaaaataGCCCCTAAACCACAACGCCTTATTATTCGGTATACGataattataactatatttctaacactttaatccgttaaatctccatgtaatcatctcaataaaaaagatgagaaaataatacataccttaGCAGAAGCTCAACCACGAAAATATCATCCCCCAAGCTCAATATTTAGCTTGaaacgacgacgacaactcgtattacactttatccttcacgagcctcgggattcggggcctcgaacttgatcgaatccttgctttatctctctaactctcctcactctctctctaaaatattcTAGATCTTTTGGCATGAAATGTGGAAGATAATGGGTGAAATTTATTCTTAAATAGCCAaggaagtgggcctgacccgacttggagtcgggttgggcctagcccactgccGCCGATTTGACCTTTCCTCCTTAAATcatccataactttttatccctatgtcgcATGAAGactcacgacctatggttggaaaggtatttcaattagatacaactttcattttttgtgttttcccaaattctcaacgtATAATGGTGTGTTGGCCTCGTAATgctagatcacccgaaaacatatccttaaatcatccttttggagtgcttatgctcatatttggcttaagtgtcccttttaagacttgctaaactttctatgtactattcatataacttgtcatatgccctttataaaatctcgacatgtgatccccaccttaacttacagTTACGAGGGTTATTTGTCAAGTAATGTATTAACCAACTTACACCATATGGCCTTCACTGTCAtttatatgttattcttatacatatgtaacaaaatcttcatccctaatccttgtatatctTTACTCTCCCCTGAGCCCATACTAAGTCGTCTGCAGTTTCGGCAACACGAAattttttcggggtgtaacatccttccccccttaggaacattcgtcctcgaatgttagaaaTATATAACTTATAGAAGTTTTATGGATAGTTAAACAATAGAGTAAAGAATGACGGTACTATTTAAGGTCAAATTAATCGTATCTAATACCGCCAGTATCATGTTATAATAACTAAAAGGTTACATATCAAGGGTAGTCTTCTATTCGTTTACCCTAGTTTCGATTTATAGCTATGGTCTTGCTATGCTATGGGCACTTCCCCCTTAAGGTTTCAACTAAGTTTTTCACTAAGTCTTTTGTCTCGATTTACCCATTAACTCCATGCTTGTATTCTAACTTATGTTGTAATACATCTTGTCATAGTGGTAAGGGATAGTTCATATATAGCTTAAATCCATCAATAAATAATCTGAAGAAGGGTATACCTGATGGTGCATCCTGCGGTGTCTCTGGACCCGGTCTCCCACCTAGAGCATAGATATGATGCGGCCCAGTACTGGAGCTAGATGCTCCACTTCTTCCCCTACCTCGGCTGGAAGAAGTCTGGGGTCCTATCTCTGGGGCTCTCACTGGGTGACGATACTGCTACCGAATTCTCAGGAACAATACTACCCACTCTTTGTGGGCAATCTCTAGCATAGTGCCCCGGAACACCACAAGTATAGCATACACCCTGACGACACCGTCCTACATGACGTTTCCCACAAGTCGCACATCGAGGAGGGGCATCACCTCCCGCCCCCGACCCCACCTTCTACCGAGAACCCAATGCATAAGAACTGCGCTCTCCCCAAGAGAAGTCTCCCCTACCCCGCTAAGATCCTCGAAAGCTATGCAGGTGCACTATACGGTGCCGCTCTCGCTAGTGGAACCTCTATACTGACCCTctgacctagccctcttgggctgactACTACTCTGCTCCGAGATAGCCTCTCGCTGGCTCCTACGATCCTCTGACCCCTGAGCATAAGCCTGAATACAAACTATATCCATACGTGGGCCGCATCGCCCTTTGTTTATACCGCCCTCCCGCAACCCCGGCTCTAATCCTATCACGTATCGGTGAACTCTGTCTTCCATTTCCGCACAATAGAAGGAGCACGTACGGCTAAAGAATCAAAATCACACTATACTCTACAACGGTACATACTACCCTGCCGCAAAGCAAGGAACCTATCAACCCTTGCCGTCTCAACTCGGGTGGCATATAATGGCGCGAAGGCATCCGAGAATTCGCCAAGTCGGCGGAAGAGCATCCCTACCCCTCGATAATCTCTATGATCGAAACCAATTAATCGCTATACCCCGTAATCTATAAGCGCCTAACTCAACAGTTCGTAGCTGACGCCTTCATCACATCTAAAGTACGCTGCATACTATCTATGAACTCCTGAGGATCAGCCTtagggtccgtgcccttaaactcTGGGGGATCTAATGTAAGAAAATCTTGGGCCCTAGCACTAGTAGCCCTATCTGGATACTCATGACCCCTATCCAGTCGTCCAGCCTGGGTAGCATGTATCTGAGTCAACAAACGAATAGCAtctctcatctctctcatctccCCGACCCCGAGTATCCGGCCGAGGACCGGAGGTACAGTCTTGCCGAGCTGGGGCTGGATCAGGTGCCCCTCTGAGCTCCTCCGGAGGTGGGGAAGTAGGAGAACTCAGGGACTGAAGGTGTATCCCAGTTTGAGTCTGAGCTCTGGTGGACTTGAGGGCTTGGCTAACTGCCTCACCCTCAACTGATTTGTCCTTCTGGGTCACGCGTCGCTTTACTCTTCCTAgtcatcactgaaatcatacaAGATTATTAGATTAAGGACTTCACTTATGACACAGCTCTATTCGCACAATCTCTAACATGAAAGAAGgaatgacaccctattaatgtctcgtagcctcctgtttatagatatGGTACACAACtcaccgataaacaagattctactacACACCGTCTGCGGAAATGCTGAGGACTGAACTGcgttgataccacttttgtcacgacccaacctagggccatgacgagtgacCGAGCTTAACCTGCCCGATAACCCAACTTATGTTACATGTACTCAAACATGGCATTCAATATGGTCTATTTAACTAAGTTTGAAAGCTATAAATAGAATACCAAAGTCCATCTGTAActcaaaacatctcaaaacatacttatatatatgtaacatatcACAAGGCAAGCCAACGAGGGCCGCCGATACTTCGTACAACAAAACAAtggccggcaaggccaaacaACATCCATCACACCCACGCTATCCGCGGACTCACGGAAGAGTATGACCGTGCATAAGTGATGGATtgtggccccgtcgtacccataatgtatacaaacaaaattataccaaaataggaataGTCTCCGAAGCAAGTGGAGCTGTCTGACTCTCAATGCTGACTCCTCCTAGGTGGCTGGATCGTCTAACCGCatccctgaacctgcgggcatgaaacgcagccccgaaagaaagggggtcagtacagaatatgtactgaatcTGTAAGGCAATACTGAATCATAAAACAAGGAAAAGCGTAACCGTAAGCAACTTTAGAAAGCAACCTGGGAGTAACCTGGAACAGCACTTTGAACCACGTCATATGGTCCCTTACACAAATTCTAgcatacataatataaatatagaatatccTACTCGTGGCCGCTTTCGGCTAAtaacacaatagtcccttcggatggccgcttccggcatagtcatgatggccccttcgggcagccgcttctgGCTTAGCTAGGGTGGCCCCTTCGAGCAGCCGCTTCCGGATTAAGAATATTATaatccagctgatcaggtggaaCCATAacaatacatatgatatacagtATGAATATGTAATAAAGTTACAAAACGTTGCACCCCTTTCAGAGTGGTTTCTATTACAACTCCCTTTGGAGAGATTTTGAGAACAAGTTTTAGAGTTTCCTTTATATACCATTTGCTTTGTAGTGAACAAGTAAGTATAATGTATCGCATAAGCTTCCTTCGAATTATCAACAAGAGTATAGCATTAACGAAACAAGACATTGGATAtcgactccaaatccaactaagaatagagtacttatgttttacGTCCTTGAGGAGTCATATAAAAGGGATTATGCCaaagtatgaaagaagggttagccttacataccttatttacgcCTCAAGCTAATCCTCGATTCCATTCCCGAGCTTGGTCAACTAAAATACCATCAACAATATAGGGATTAAGACTAGGCCAACAAGATTATTCTAACTAATCATTTATTCTGTCGCCTAACGGgatttggacagcatctcctctataatcctaccaacccaacaattccaaattaacctaacaaccaacaacaacaacaaatctaacaatttacaaaaataatatgactaaactcatcttacaattctatccaaaacagcccctaaaccaCAACGCCTTCATATTCGGTATACGataattataactatatttctaccactttaatccgttaaatctccatgtaatcatctcaataacaaagatgagaaaataatacataccttaGCAGAAGCTCAACCACGAAAATATCATCCCCCAAGCTCAATATTTAGCTTGaaacgacgacgacaactcgtattacactttatccttcacgagcctcgggattcgggtctcgaacttgatcgaatccttgctttatctctctaactctcctcactctctctctaaaatattctagatcttttggcatgaaatgaggaagataatgggtgaaaattttccttaaatagccaaggaagtgggcctgacccgacttggagtcgggttgggccgagcccactgccagTTTGACCTTTCCTCCTTAAAACGTCGATAACTTTTTATTGCTATGTCACATGaagacccacgacctatggttcgaaagttatttcaattatctacaactttcattttttgtgttttcccaaattctcaacgtATAATGGTGTGTTGGCCTCGTAAATCTAGATCACCTGAAAACGTATcgttaaatcatccttttggagtgcttatgctcatatttggctAAAGTGTGCctcttaagacttgctaaacttcctatgtactattcatataacatgtcatatgccctttataaaatcccgacatgtgggccccaacttaacttacggttacgagggctatttgTCAAGTAACGTATTAATCAACTTACACCATATGGCCTCTACTGTCatctatatgttattcttatacatatataacagaatctttatccctaatccttgtatatctTTACTCTCCCCTGAGCCCATACTAAGTCGTCTGCAGTcttggtaacgcgaaattttttcggggtgtaacagttaCATCCTGAGTTGAAggcagaaaagaaaaaggatgtcTATGAAGGAGAGGCAGAAGTGAAGATGAGTGAGGAGGTGGAAACTGAGAAACAAATAGTAGCAACAACATCTAAGGGATTTCAATATCCAGAAAGGCATAATAGGTATAATAGATGGAGATATCCCGTGCAGCAATATTTGCCGAAGGTGTTGTCTAGTGGGAAAGTTGTTACTTATCCAAATGCTACTAACATGGGAAAGAAGAGGAAGGAGGATCGTGCAGGGAAAGACAAGCAACCAGAAGGAGTCTcacttcaaaataattttgaagtatTGAATGAAAATGTAGAAGAAGGGGTGGATAATGACAACACAAAGGATTTGGTTCCTACTGAGTCAGTAGGGACACCCAAAGAGCGTATGTTTTATTCAAGGAGGCAGAAGATGTTGACAAACCTGAGGAAAGTTTGAAAGTAACTAGGGAAGAAGGACATTTTGGAATGCAAGCTGAGAATGGAAAGGCAAGTGTGGGTAATGAGATAGTTATTTACAAGGGCCCTGAAGAAAAGATTAACAATGTAGATAATCCTCAAGAGACAAGCAGATGGAGGACAAAGTAGCAGATAGCCAAGAACAAGTAGAAGATTGTGCAGGTTCTGAGATGGTTATTTACAAGGGTCCTGAAGAAAAGACTAACAATATAGGTGATTCTCAAGCTGATGGAGGAGACAAAGTAGCAGATAGCCAAGAACAAGTAGAAGATTGTGCAGGTTCTGAGATAGTTATTTATAAAGGTCCTGAAGAAAAGACTAACAATATAGGTGATTCTCAAGCTGATGGAGGAGACAAAGTAGCAGATAGCCAAGAACATGTAGAAGATGGAGAGAAGCAGAAAATAAATGATTGTGTGGACAAGTTAGTTTAGGAACATGAGCTAAGTAACACAGTCTTTTATCAGGAGCATACTCAGAAAGAATTTCCTCTTACAATTGTGCTCAGGCAGGAGGATCAGTTGAATTTTTCCACAAATCACGATGGAGTGGGATCCTACCTACCTGAAAGGGAGGAATCTGATGATTTACATATGGATCTGGTGGAAAAAGGTCAAGATCAGCAAATTCAATCCCTGAAGAAACCTTCTCCTTTGAAGGAACTAGATGATGTAGTCTCCCATAATCTAGCAGATATGGCATTACCTGAGCAGCTTGATGTAGGTAGCAGTGCTAAAGATAGGGTAGATGAGGAAGCTATAGAGCAGGTGTTTAATCAGGTAGTTAAGAAAGCTGATATTTCTCCAAAGTCCATGCATGAAGGGAGTAAGAAGGCAAACAACAAAGTGTAGTGGATATTCAGCCTTTAAGAATATTTCCAAATAGAGCTGTGAAGAATGTCAATAAATCTTTATGAAGACTCTATTTTGGAATATCCGGGTCCGTGAATTCACAACAAGCTTTTCATAGAGTGCAAATGTTACACGAGCATCATAAATTCTCCATCATTGCTTTGATGGAACCATTTCAACATTTTAGACACATTCAAAGATTTAGAAGGAGATTGGGCATGAAATATGCACATCATAACTGCAATGGCAAAATTTGGTTCTTTGTAAATGATAATATAGATGTAGAAGTGATTCAGGATACAGATCAACAGATTACAGTTAAGCTAAGTTTTCAGGAGGATAATAAGATTCTTATGACAACTATGGTTTATGCAAAGTGTGAAGCATTAGAAAGAATTTGTCTTTGGGATAACTTGTATAACCTCTCTGATCAAATAGAAGTGCCCTGGCTTGTGGGAGGGGATTTCAATGTCATTATGAATGAAGATGAGAAAATAGGGGGTCTGCTAGTTTATCCTGATGAGTATGAAGATTTTGCATTCTGTGTGAATTCATGTGAACTATTTGAGGCTCCTTTTAAAGGGAGTTTATTCACATGGTGGAATGGTAGAGCAAGTAGGGATTGTATTATTAAAAAGTTGGACAGAATGCTCACTAACTCAAAACTACAGGATTGGTTTGGTCACATGGAAGTTGAGCATTTATCTAGAATTGTTTCTGATCATGCCCCTCTTCTACTTGTGGAAATTCTTCTCAACATGTAAGGAAACCTTTCAGATTTCTAAAGTTTTGGATAGAACATGAATCCTTCTTAAAGACTGTGAATCAAGGGTGGAATACTGATTTTGAAGCAGATGAACTCATTACTTTTAAATTAAAGCTTAAAAAAGTTAAGTTTGTTCTATCAGAATAGATTAAAGCCACCTTTGGGGATATCTTCAAGCAACTGGTAGTAAGGGAAGATATTGTGAGAGTTAAACAACAACTTTTTGAAGATGATCCTTCTCCTGCAAACAGGATGGTACTTCAACCAAGCAAGCGTTAATTGAAGAAGTATATGCATTATAAGGAGGAGTTCTGgagacaaaaatctcattttacttatttttctgAGGGGGATAGGAATACAAGGTTTTTCCACAATATGGTAAATGGTCAGAGGAAGAGATTGCAGGTCAAAAGGATGAAAAAGCAAGATGGAAGTTGGATTGAGGGGGAAGATGCTGTAGCTGAGGAAGCAACTCCATTTTTTCACCATCAGTTTACACAGGAGGATATCTCTTCAGATTTCTCATTGCTACAACATGTTCCTAATATGGTTACTCAGGAGAAAAATCAGATACTTACCAGCATGCCAACTCTAGAAGATGTTAAGAATGCAGTTTTTGATCTGTCAGGAGATAGCTCAGGTGGTCCAGATGGTATGATAGGAGCATTTTATCAAGTATGCTGGGAAATTGTGGGGGCTGATGTGTATAATGTAGTGAAAGTCTTCTTTGAAGGACAGACTTTGCCAAAGTCTATAACTCATTCAAATCTAGTTCTGATCCCAAAGAAGAATAATGTTGAGACCTTTGCAGATATGAGGCCCATAAGTCTCAGTAATTTTATTAGCAAAGTGATCTCTACAGTGGTGCAAAATAAACTTGAAAATGTTTTGCCTCAGTTGATATCTGCTAATCAGTCTAGTTTTGTAAAGGGAAGATGTATCATTAAGAATGTACTGTTAACCCAAGAGGTGGTATAAGATATAAGACTTAGAGGAAAACCAGATAATGTGGTGCTTAAACTGGATATGGCTAAGGCCTATGAGAGAGTGTCATGGGATTTTTTGACAAGAGTTCTGAGGAAGATGGGATTTGCAGAAGTATTTATAGCTATGATATGGAGATTGATAGCAAATAATTGGTACTCAGTTCTATTCAATAGACAGGCTTCTGTTTTTTCCACTCAATAA is a window of Lycium ferocissimum isolate CSIRO_LF1 chromosome 12, AGI_CSIRO_Lferr_CH_V1, whole genome shotgun sequence DNA encoding:
- the LOC132039048 gene encoding uncharacterized protein LOC132039048: MLHEHHKFSIIALMEPFQHFRHIQRFRRRLGMKYAHHNCNGKIWFFVNDNIDVEVIQDTDQQITVKLSFQEDNKILMTTMVYAKCEALERICLWDNLYNLSDQIEVPWLVGGDFNVIMNEDEKIGGLLVYPDEYEDFAFCVNSCELFEAPFKGSLFTWWNGRASRDCIIKKLDRMLTNSKLQDWFGHMEVEHLSRIVSDHAPLLLVEILLNM